A DNA window from Mesorhizobium sp. C432A contains the following coding sequences:
- a CDS encoding DUF1127 domain-containing protein: MTTFDFATETSRITSRPAVATRVANTLLNAYQAWKNRRAFYRLGEMSDAELADIGLTRADLHVAIDVPFGADPTVKLRAIASDRADTIEDLARQIA, translated from the coding sequence ATGACCACGTTTGATTTCGCCACCGAGACCTCGCGCATAACCTCGCGTCCGGCCGTTGCGACGCGCGTGGCCAACACCCTTCTCAATGCCTACCAGGCCTGGAAAAATCGCCGGGCCTTCTATCGCCTCGGCGAGATGTCGGACGCCGAACTCGCCGATATCGGCCTGACGCGCGCGGACCTCCATGTCGCCATCGATGTGCCGTTCGGCGCCGATCCGACCGTGAAGCTGCGTGCGATTGCGAGCGATCGTGCCGATACGATCGAAGATCTCGCCCGCCAGATAGCGTGA
- a CDS encoding LysR substrate-binding domain-containing protein, which yields MKAPLDLDQLQTFISIADTGSFTRAAEEVLRTQSAVSMQMRRLEERIGKPLFEKDGRTNRLTEEGDKLLSYARRLLYLNRETLAAFDDQRLEGTIRIGTPDDYADRFLPEIMARFTRSNPRVELTVICEPTPGLVEHIKRGNLDLALVTHNDTRGQSEVVRREPLLWVTSANHATHEQEVLPMAFGRPNCIWRRAAVDVLDRQSRDYRILFTSFSATVITAAVLSGLAISVLPECALRPGMRVLGEADGFGALPDCRIGIMRGQTSRPEIVDALARHISESLDNISVPLGEETGSFDFASLAFAKMKRSKPNQILPGW from the coding sequence ATGAAAGCGCCACTCGATCTCGACCAGTTGCAGACCTTCATCTCGATTGCCGATACCGGCAGCTTTACCCGCGCGGCCGAGGAAGTGCTGCGCACGCAATCGGCGGTGTCGATGCAGATGCGCCGGCTGGAAGAGCGGATCGGCAAGCCGCTGTTCGAAAAGGACGGCCGCACCAACAGGCTGACCGAGGAAGGCGACAAGCTGCTCTCCTACGCGCGCCGCCTGCTCTATCTCAACCGCGAAACGCTGGCCGCCTTCGATGACCAGCGGCTCGAAGGCACCATCCGCATCGGCACCCCCGACGACTATGCCGACCGGTTCCTGCCCGAAATCATGGCACGCTTCACACGGTCAAACCCGCGCGTCGAACTGACCGTCATCTGCGAGCCTACGCCAGGCTTGGTCGAGCATATCAAGCGCGGCAATCTCGATCTTGCGCTGGTGACGCACAACGATACGCGCGGCCAGTCGGAAGTGGTGCGGCGCGAGCCGCTGCTATGGGTGACCTCGGCCAACCATGCCACGCACGAACAGGAAGTGCTGCCGATGGCCTTCGGCCGGCCGAACTGCATCTGGCGGCGCGCCGCCGTCGATGTGCTCGACCGGCAAAGCCGCGACTATCGCATCCTCTTCACCAGCTTCTCGGCGACCGTCATCACCGCCGCGGTGCTGTCGGGGCTGGCGATCTCGGTGCTGCCGGAATGCGCGCTGCGGCCCGGCATGCGAGTGCTGGGCGAAGCCGACGGTTTTGGCGCGCTGCCCGACTGCCGCATCGGCATCATGCGCGGCCAGACCTCGCGGCCCGAAATCGTCGACGCGCTGGCCCGGCACATCTCGGAAAGCCTCGACAATATTTCCGTGCCGCTCGGCGAAGAAACGGGAAGCTTCGATTTCGCCTCGCTCGCCTTCGCCAAGATGAAGCGGAGCAAGCCGAACCAGATCCTGCCTGGCTGGTAG
- a CDS encoding EAL domain-containing protein: MSARRQRSPLTFQVTLTVLTLAVFALAIVVGFGLYATMQADRVSLERQKVFLANGLQDQIAAVKREQESVAVWDDSVINAKAGNQTWMAENLSVWMYSYYGHNRVYMLDNANRPVHAMREGKVVSPAVFGEDEPALRPTIARLRQMMSKDASQAGAKFVADDLVSLGGQPAILSVMPLVPSSDRVTQAPGSEYLHVSIEFINDAVIGKIAQKYLLAGAHLQPMAQPLGSAAIPLIDKQGVILGYIAWDQERPGLTLVGKASPALALATLLAASVLAFLLRRLRRASSALQTSQAQAQYLAFHDTLTGLPNRALFEDRLRRALLTSGNESKVALLYLDLDRFKHVNDTLGHPAGDELVRQTAARLQHTVRDVDTVARLGGDEFAVILIDVRDVRNAEDISERVLQKLQEPFKLMDDQVFISASIGIALSTGSDADADDLLRKADIALYEAKKNGRGRYQVFAGDMDDLLLRKRKVESELRSALNGGTGIKLAYQPVFASDGKTIVGAEALIRWAHEVHGALPAAQFIAIAEERGMIGQLGAWALLEACRFAVKTKLPWLAVNVSPLQLRDAGFAEEVASILAETGLAPKRLQLEITENVLLENNDTTRAALAALRQSGVGIVLDDFGTGYSSLSYLRRHAIDKLKIDRSFVRLLDGDGNSGAIVKALIDLAGALKVEVTAEGVETEVQKALLVAMGCQQLQGYLLSPPLEPAQLVALSGLSSANATTEAAASA; encoded by the coding sequence ATGAGCGCCCGCAGACAACGCAGCCCGTTGACGTTCCAGGTCACCCTGACGGTGCTGACGCTTGCCGTTTTTGCACTGGCCATCGTTGTCGGCTTCGGCCTTTACGCCACCATGCAGGCCGACCGGGTCTCGCTCGAGCGGCAGAAGGTTTTCCTTGCCAACGGCCTGCAGGACCAGATCGCCGCGGTAAAGCGCGAGCAGGAAAGCGTCGCCGTCTGGGATGATTCCGTTATCAACGCCAAGGCCGGCAACCAGACCTGGATGGCCGAGAATCTCAGCGTCTGGATGTACTCGTATTACGGCCACAACCGGGTCTATATGCTGGACAACGCCAACCGGCCGGTCCACGCCATGCGCGAAGGCAAGGTCGTGTCGCCTGCCGTCTTTGGCGAGGACGAACCCGCTTTGCGGCCGACAATCGCCAGGTTGCGCCAGATGATGAGCAAGGACGCAAGCCAGGCCGGCGCAAAATTCGTTGCCGACGATCTGGTCTCGCTTGGCGGTCAGCCTGCCATACTCAGCGTCATGCCTCTGGTGCCGAGTTCGGATCGGGTCACGCAAGCACCCGGCAGCGAATATCTGCATGTCTCCATAGAGTTCATCAACGATGCGGTGATCGGCAAGATTGCCCAGAAATATCTGTTGGCGGGGGCGCATCTCCAGCCGATGGCTCAGCCGCTTGGCTCGGCTGCCATTCCGCTTATCGACAAACAGGGTGTCATCCTCGGCTATATTGCCTGGGACCAGGAACGGCCCGGCCTGACGCTGGTGGGCAAGGCCAGCCCGGCCCTGGCTCTGGCCACGCTGCTCGCGGCGAGCGTGCTGGCCTTTCTGCTCCGGCGTCTGCGCCGAGCATCATCGGCGCTGCAGACCAGCCAGGCCCAGGCGCAATATCTCGCCTTTCACGACACGCTCACCGGCCTGCCCAACCGGGCACTGTTCGAGGACAGGCTGCGGCGTGCCTTGCTTACCTCCGGCAATGAAAGCAAGGTGGCGCTGCTTTATCTCGATCTCGATCGCTTCAAGCATGTCAACGATACGCTTGGTCACCCGGCAGGCGACGAACTCGTGCGCCAGACGGCGGCCAGGCTTCAGCATACTGTTCGCGACGTCGACACGGTGGCAAGGCTGGGTGGCGACGAATTCGCGGTGATCCTGATCGATGTCCGCGACGTCAGGAACGCAGAGGATATTTCCGAGAGGGTGCTGCAGAAACTGCAGGAGCCGTTCAAGCTGATGGACGATCAGGTCTTTATCAGCGCCAGCATCGGCATAGCCTTGTCGACAGGCTCTGATGCCGATGCAGACGATCTGCTGCGCAAGGCCGACATCGCGCTCTACGAAGCCAAGAAGAACGGCCGTGGCCGCTACCAGGTCTTCGCCGGCGACATGGACGACCTTTTGCTGCGCAAGCGCAAGGTCGAGAGCGAGCTGCGCAGCGCGCTGAACGGCGGCACCGGTATCAAGCTCGCCTACCAGCCGGTCTTTGCCAGCGACGGCAAGACCATTGTCGGCGCCGAGGCGCTGATCCGCTGGGCGCATGAGGTCCATGGCGCATTGCCGGCAGCGCAGTTCATCGCCATCGCCGAGGAACGCGGCATGATCGGGCAGCTCGGCGCATGGGCCCTGCTGGAAGCCTGCCGCTTCGCCGTGAAGACCAAACTGCCGTGGCTCGCCGTCAATGTCTCGCCGCTGCAATTGCGCGACGCCGGCTTTGCCGAAGAGGTTGCCTCGATCCTCGCCGAAACGGGACTGGCGCCGAAGCGCCTGCAGCTCGAGATCACCGAAAACGTTCTCCTGGAAAACAACGACACCACCAGAGCGGCTCTGGCAGCCTTGCGCCAGTCGGGCGTCGGCATTGTGCTCGACGATTTCGGCACCGGCTATTCGTCGCTGAGCTATCTGCGCCGCCATGCCATCGACAAGCTCAAGATCGACCGCTCCTTCGTGCGGCTTCTCGACGGCGACGGCAATTCGGGCGCCATCGTCAAGGCGCTGATCGATCTCGCCGGCGCGCTCAAGGTCGAGGTCACCGCCGAGGGCGTAGAGACCGAGGTGCAAAAGGCGCTGCTGGTCGCCATGGGCTGCCAGCAGCTGCAGGGCTACCTCTTGTCGCCGCCGCTGGAGCCGGCGCAATTGGTGGCGCTGTCCGGCCTGTCGTCGGCCAACGCAACGACGGAGGCGGCAGCGTCGGCCTGA
- the xseA gene encoding exodeoxyribonuclease VII large subunit, with translation MSDAESESRTNATEYTVSEISGALKRTVEDVFGHVRVRGEISGYRGPHSSGHAYFTLKDDRARLDAVVWKGTMGRLKFRPEEGMEVIATGKLTTYPGKSNYQIVIDNLEPAGAGALMALLEERKRRLQAEGLFDAGRKRRLPFMPRTIGVVTSPTGSVIRDIIHRIKDRFPLHVLVWPVRVQGETAGAEVTAAVNGFNALAWDGAIVPPDLLIVARGGGSLEDLWGFNDEGLARAVAASRIPVISAVGHETDWTLIDLVADMRAPTPTGAAEIAVPVKADLEATLASLGARLKAATLRNFERKRQASRAAARALPSPDQLLALPRRRLDEAASRLSRGLMVSTERKQARFFAVKLTPATLSRRIAEARRTNDRNLLRAQGALRALARARRAELNRAADQLPKCAKASLQRHRQQLALLQGRITIEPTARRQTVQRDLLTALTRRGTQAVLLRLERLRGRIVQSERLMATLSHKAVLARGFALVKDADGAVIKLAVDVAPGAGLQLEFADGIVNAVATGDAERVQAVAKPAATPPASKPAAKPTASKPKEPGNQGSLF, from the coding sequence ATGAGCGACGCAGAATCCGAATCACGAACCAATGCCACCGAATACACGGTGAGCGAGATTTCCGGCGCGCTGAAGCGTACGGTCGAGGATGTCTTCGGCCATGTGCGGGTGCGCGGCGAAATTTCCGGCTATCGCGGGCCCCACTCTTCCGGCCATGCCTATTTCACGCTGAAGGACGACCGCGCGCGGCTTGACGCGGTGGTCTGGAAAGGCACGATGGGCCGGCTGAAATTCCGCCCCGAAGAGGGGATGGAGGTGATCGCCACCGGCAAACTCACCACCTATCCCGGCAAATCCAACTACCAGATCGTCATCGACAATCTCGAGCCGGCGGGCGCCGGGGCGCTGATGGCGCTTTTGGAAGAGCGCAAGCGGCGACTGCAGGCCGAAGGGCTGTTCGACGCCGGCCGCAAGCGGCGGCTGCCCTTCATGCCGCGCACCATCGGCGTCGTCACCTCGCCGACCGGATCGGTGATCCGTGACATCATCCATCGCATCAAGGACCGCTTTCCGCTGCATGTGCTGGTCTGGCCGGTAAGAGTGCAGGGCGAGACGGCGGGGGCGGAAGTGACGGCGGCCGTCAACGGCTTCAACGCGCTGGCCTGGGATGGAGCGATCGTGCCGCCCGACCTTCTGATCGTGGCGCGCGGCGGCGGCAGCCTCGAGGACCTCTGGGGGTTCAACGATGAAGGGCTGGCGCGCGCCGTCGCCGCCTCGCGCATCCCGGTGATTTCGGCCGTCGGCCACGAGACCGACTGGACCTTGATCGATCTCGTCGCCGACATGCGGGCACCCACGCCGACAGGTGCGGCGGAGATCGCGGTGCCGGTGAAAGCGGACCTCGAAGCGACACTAGCCAGTCTTGGCGCACGGCTCAAAGCAGCCACCTTGCGCAATTTCGAACGCAAGCGGCAGGCCTCGCGTGCGGCGGCCCGCGCGCTGCCCTCGCCCGACCAGTTGCTGGCGCTGCCGCGACGGCGGCTGGACGAGGCGGCCAGCCGGCTTAGCCGGGGGCTGATGGTCTCCACCGAAAGAAAGCAAGCTCGGTTCTTCGCCGTGAAGCTCACTCCGGCAACGCTGTCGCGGCGGATTGCCGAGGCGCGACGCACCAACGACCGCAACCTTTTGCGCGCCCAGGGGGCGCTGCGCGCATTGGCGAGAGCCCGGCGCGCGGAGTTGAATCGTGCGGCGGATCAGTTGCCAAAATGTGCGAAAGCATCCCTGCAACGGCACAGGCAGCAACTGGCTTTGCTGCAAGGCCGCATTACGATCGAGCCAACGGCACGGCGGCAAACCGTGCAGAGGGATCTGCTGACAGCTTTGACGAGACGCGGCACGCAAGCGGTACTGCTCAGGCTGGAGCGACTGCGCGGCCGCATCGTCCAATCCGAGAGGCTGATGGCAACGCTGTCGCACAAGGCTGTGCTGGCCCGCGGCTTCGCGCTGGTCAAGGATGCCGACGGCGCGGTGATCAAACTGGCAGTTGATGTGGCGCCGGGCGCTGGCCTGCAGCTGGAGTTCGCCGACGGCATCGTAAATGCAGTCGCGACCGGCGACGCCGAGCGGGTGCAGGCCGTTGCCAAACCAGCGGCCACGCCGCCCGCCAGCAAACCCGCCGCAAAGCCGACGGCCAGCAAACCGAAAGAACCGGGCAATCAGGGCTCGCTTTTTTAG
- a CDS encoding P1 family peptidase: MTGHDPHLQTPAGKPRARAFGIAFEGTPGGFNAITDVPGVSVGYATLISGEGLLEVGTGPVRTGVTAILPRPLAELATPVFAGVFSQNGNGELTGSHIIEEVGAFNLPVTITNTHSCGVTRDGTLRWMQRVLPAALDSGWGLPVAAETYDGFLNDINGHHVGFEDVEAALDGAAGGAIEEGSVGGGTGMIAFGFKAGSGTASRIIEWQGIRHTVGVFVQANFGKRRNFTLRGARVGPDLVEPAMREGTPRAEKGSIIAIVATDAPFLPHQMKRLAKRVPLGIAMTGGFGYHSSGDIFLAFTTANPQAALAPSGRTANAAYIPDVDIDPFFDAVAQGVEEAILNAMVANEDMSGRDGNFVPALPKAWLKDRFG, translated from the coding sequence ATGACCGGACATGACCCGCATCTTCAAACGCCGGCGGGCAAGCCGCGCGCCCGTGCTTTCGGCATTGCCTTCGAGGGCACGCCGGGCGGCTTCAACGCCATCACCGATGTGCCCGGCGTATCGGTCGGCTATGCGACGCTGATTTCCGGCGAGGGTCTGCTCGAGGTTGGCACGGGGCCGGTGCGCACCGGCGTCACCGCCATCCTGCCGCGGCCGTTGGCTGAGCTCGCCACGCCGGTGTTTGCGGGTGTCTTCAGCCAGAACGGCAATGGCGAGTTGACGGGGTCGCACATTATCGAGGAAGTCGGCGCCTTCAACCTGCCCGTCACGATCACCAACACGCATTCCTGCGGCGTCACCCGCGACGGCACGCTGCGTTGGATGCAACGCGTGCTGCCGGCGGCGCTCGACAGCGGCTGGGGCCTGCCGGTTGCGGCGGAGACCTATGATGGTTTCCTCAACGACATCAACGGTCATCACGTCGGCTTCGAAGATGTCGAAGCCGCGCTCGACGGTGCCGCCGGTGGAGCGATCGAGGAAGGCAGTGTCGGCGGTGGCACCGGCATGATTGCCTTTGGCTTCAAGGCCGGCTCGGGCACGGCATCGCGCATCATCGAGTGGCAGGGCATCAGGCATACGGTCGGCGTATTCGTGCAGGCGAATTTCGGCAAGCGGCGCAATTTCACACTGCGCGGCGCCCGCGTCGGGCCCGATCTGGTAGAGCCGGCGATGCGCGAAGGCACGCCGCGTGCCGAAAAGGGCTCGATCATCGCCATCGTCGCCACCGATGCGCCATTTCTGCCGCACCAGATGAAGCGGCTGGCAAAGCGCGTGCCGCTCGGCATCGCCATGACAGGCGGCTTCGGCTACCACAGTTCGGGCGACATTTTTCTGGCCTTCACCACCGCCAATCCGCAAGCAGCACTTGCACCGTCGGGACGAACCGCAAACGCGGCTTACATCCCGGACGTCGATATCGATCCGTTCTTCGATGCGGTGGCGCAAGGCGTAGAGGAGGCGATCCTCAATGCAATGGTCGCCAATGAGGATATGAGCGGACGCGACGGCAATTTCGTGCCGGCGCTGCCGAAGGCCTGGCTGAAAGATCGATTTGGATAG
- a CDS encoding DUF768 domain-containing protein has product MSEHAIEFLRGWIGEKVHCQHSPVKIEKQAETLAKECAAKAAEVGIPLEDIQEEVGDIQELIASRLEEAAEADQSNAAKP; this is encoded by the coding sequence ATGAGTGAACATGCGATCGAGTTCTTGCGCGGATGGATCGGTGAAAAGGTCCACTGCCAGCACTCGCCGGTAAAGATCGAGAAGCAGGCCGAGACCCTCGCCAAGGAGTGCGCGGCCAAGGCCGCTGAGGTCGGCATTCCGCTCGAAGATATCCAGGAAGAAGTCGGCGACATCCAGGAACTGATCGCATCGCGGCTCGAAGAGGCGGCCGAGGCCGACCAGAGCAACGCGGCCAAGCCGTGA
- a CDS encoding sugar phosphate isomerase/epimerase, with protein sequence MSRIGIHSFVWSASSAQGDLERTLANTKEAGFDLIEFSYLDPANVDVGGLARRIADLKLGVAISIGLPADGDISSADKAVAARGVEILNETIALTRDLGGQKIGGILSTSHGLQTQAPTRDQWNRSAGTLAKVAETAKAAGVTLNLEIVNRFESNLLNTASQGLAFIADTGSDNIFLHLDTFHMNIEEADVGLAIRHAADKIGYVHIGESHRGFLGTGNIDFAAIFDALTAIGYRDDLSFESFSSKIVDENLSRKTAIWRNLWSDNMELARHARAFISIGLETAQRKAELVASRHRP encoded by the coding sequence ATGTCGCGCATCGGTATTCATTCCTTCGTCTGGTCGGCGAGTTCGGCGCAAGGCGACCTCGAACGGACGCTGGCCAACACCAAGGAGGCCGGTTTCGACCTGATCGAGTTCTCCTATCTTGACCCCGCCAATGTCGACGTTGGCGGGTTGGCCAGGCGCATCGCCGACCTCAAGCTCGGCGTCGCGATCAGCATCGGCCTGCCGGCCGACGGCGACATTTCGAGTGCCGACAAGGCGGTTGCCGCGCGCGGCGTCGAGATCCTCAACGAGACGATCGCGCTCACCCGCGATCTCGGCGGCCAGAAGATTGGCGGCATCCTCAGTACCAGCCACGGCTTGCAGACGCAGGCGCCGACGCGCGATCAGTGGAACCGCAGCGCGGGTACACTTGCGAAGGTTGCGGAGACGGCCAAGGCCGCCGGCGTCACGCTCAATCTGGAGATCGTCAATCGCTTCGAAAGCAATCTTCTCAACACCGCTTCACAAGGCCTGGCCTTCATCGCGGACACCGGCTCCGACAACATCTTCCTGCATCTCGATACCTTCCACATGAACATCGAGGAGGCCGATGTCGGACTGGCTATCCGCCATGCCGCTGACAAGATCGGTTATGTCCATATCGGCGAGAGCCATCGCGGTTTCCTCGGCACCGGCAATATCGACTTTGCCGCCATCTTCGATGCGCTGACCGCGATCGGCTATAGGGACGACCTCAGCTTTGAATCCTTCTCGTCGAAGATCGTCGACGAGAACCTGTCACGGAAGACGGCGATCTGGCGCAATCTGTGGTCCGACAATATGGAATTGGCCCGGCATGCGCGCGCCTTCATCTCAATCGGTCTGGAGACGGCGCAGCGAAAGGCAGAGCTTGTTGCATCGAGACATCGTCCTTAG
- a CDS encoding ABC transporter substrate-binding protein, with protein sequence MKTIAKLLCGVALAAAAIAPASAKDLNKVGISVGLLGNPFFVATIKGIEDAAKKINPKVEVTSVSADYDLNKQVSQVDSFIAAGVDVIMLNAVDAKAIGPAVKKAQAAGIVVAAFDVSAPGADVTVMTNNVKAGEEACQYLVDHTGGKGDYVILNGPASSSILERVKGCKDVLAKHPDIKILSDDQNAEGSRDGGLKVFQSLLTRFDKIDAVFAINDPTAIGAQLAAKQLNRSEFIFTAVDGAPDIEKELASGTSMIKASASQDPYVMAGQSLTMAAELLAGKKPAEPTVLLDPKLITAENLKDYKGWTAAR encoded by the coding sequence ATGAAGACCATCGCTAAACTGCTCTGCGGCGTCGCACTCGCGGCTGCCGCCATCGCGCCCGCATCGGCCAAGGACCTCAACAAGGTCGGCATCTCGGTCGGCCTGCTCGGCAACCCCTTCTTCGTCGCCACCATCAAGGGCATCGAGGACGCGGCCAAGAAGATCAACCCGAAGGTCGAGGTGACGTCAGTGTCGGCCGACTACGACCTCAATAAGCAGGTCTCTCAGGTCGATTCCTTCATCGCCGCCGGCGTCGACGTCATCATGCTCAATGCGGTCGATGCCAAGGCGATCGGCCCGGCGGTGAAGAAGGCGCAAGCAGCGGGCATCGTCGTTGCCGCCTTCGACGTTTCGGCGCCAGGCGCCGACGTCACCGTCATGACCAACAACGTCAAGGCCGGCGAAGAGGCCTGCCAGTATCTGGTCGACCACACCGGCGGCAAGGGCGACTACGTCATCCTCAACGGCCCGGCGTCGTCGTCGATCCTGGAGCGGGTCAAGGGCTGCAAGGACGTCCTTGCAAAACACCCCGACATCAAGATCCTCTCCGACGACCAGAATGCCGAAGGCTCGCGCGACGGCGGCCTGAAGGTCTTTCAGTCGCTGCTGACCCGCTTCGACAAGATCGATGCGGTGTTTGCCATCAACGATCCGACGGCGATCGGCGCCCAGCTTGCGGCCAAGCAGCTCAATCGCTCGGAGTTCATCTTCACCGCAGTGGATGGCGCTCCCGATATCGAGAAGGAACTCGCTTCCGGCACCTCGATGATCAAGGCCTCGGCTTCGCAGGATCCCTACGTGATGGCTGGCCAGTCGCTGACGATGGCGGCTGAGCTGCTTGCCGGCAAGAAGCCGGCGGAGCCGACCGTGCTGCTCGACCCGAAGCTGATCACGGCCGAGAACCTGAAAGACTACAAGGGCTGGACCGCAGCCCGCTAA
- a CDS encoding ribose ABC transporter permease, which produces MTDKATEISGQAVGRSRRLRTAFAALGMLPILILLAVGFQLMNARFFTQTNLLIVMQQSSINIVLAAGMTFVILTGGIDLSVGSILAASAMVAVMVSLVPDWGLLGVPAAILVGLGFGVINGLLIAYIRLPPFIVTLGSLTAVRGVARLLGQDTTVFNSDLPFDFIGNGSLFGIPWLVIIALSIVVLSWLVLKRTVLGTWIYAVGGNAEAARLTGIKVPLVLLFVYGVSGLLAGLGGAMSAARLYAANGLQLGQSYELDAIAAVILGGTSFVGGVGSIWGTLIGGLIIAVLSNGLILAGVSDIWQYIIKGLVIIVAVALDRYRLQAGART; this is translated from the coding sequence ATGACCGACAAGGCGACCGAGATCAGTGGCCAGGCTGTCGGCAGGAGCCGGCGGTTGCGCACCGCCTTCGCCGCCCTTGGCATGCTGCCGATCCTGATCCTGCTGGCGGTCGGCTTTCAGTTGATGAACGCGCGCTTCTTCACCCAGACCAATTTGCTGATCGTCATGCAGCAATCGTCGATCAACATTGTGCTGGCAGCGGGCATGACCTTCGTCATCCTGACCGGCGGGATCGACCTGTCCGTTGGCTCGATACTTGCCGCCTCGGCGATGGTGGCGGTGATGGTGTCGCTGGTGCCTGATTGGGGACTGCTGGGCGTGCCGGCGGCCATTCTCGTCGGCCTCGGCTTCGGCGTCATCAACGGGCTGCTGATCGCCTATATCAGACTGCCGCCCTTCATCGTCACGCTGGGGTCGCTGACCGCTGTGCGCGGCGTCGCCCGCCTGCTCGGCCAGGACACCACGGTGTTCAACTCGGACCTGCCGTTCGACTTCATCGGCAACGGTTCGCTGTTCGGCATTCCGTGGCTGGTCATCATCGCCTTGTCGATCGTGGTGCTGTCCTGGCTGGTGCTCAAGCGCACCGTGCTCGGCACCTGGATCTATGCCGTTGGCGGCAATGCCGAAGCGGCGCGGCTGACCGGCATCAAGGTGCCGCTGGTGCTGCTCTTTGTCTATGGCGTTTCCGGCCTGCTGGCCGGCCTTGGCGGCGCCATGTCAGCGGCCCGGCTCTATGCGGCCAACGGGCTGCAGCTTGGGCAGTCTTACGAACTCGACGCCATTGCCGCGGTCATTCTCGGCGGCACCAGCTTCGTCGGCGGCGTCGGCTCGATCTGGGGTACGCTGATCGGTGGCCTGATCATAGCGGTGCTCTCCAACGGGCTTATCTTGGCCGGTGTCTCGGACATCTGGCAGTACATCATCAAGGGATTGGTCATCATCGTGGCAGTCGCCCTCGACCGCTACAGGCTCCAGGCAGGAGCGAGAACGTGA